The following coding sequences lie in one Alphaproteobacteria bacterium genomic window:
- a CDS encoding ATP-binding protein produces MPMPLDSAIEDSKRLAILAALPVAVFAVDRDYQVTVANPAAEDLLGGSEEFLTRHRMTDLVAADSQLLFLIGQVFNCGHSVVEYGVMLASPRLGEQPVDVKVTPLTDAADMVVICLEKRTMAQQLDRQLTHRGAARSVTGMSAMLAHEVKNPLSGIRGAAQLLEHSVDESERDLTQLICSEADRIRDLVDSMDVFADDRPLGDRDRINIHTVLEHVRRLCESSAKGQIRFLEHYDPSLPSVHGNRDQLVQVFLNIVKNAMEAVSTNGGEIQITSAYHHGLRFSNVGDGRQHHLPIVVSVQDNGSGVPEELRNYLFDPFVTTKKAGIGLGLSLVAKIIEGHGGLVECESGHRRTTFTVRLPVAS; encoded by the coding sequence ATGCCTATGCCGCTTGACAGCGCGATCGAAGATAGCAAGCGCTTGGCCATCCTGGCGGCGCTGCCCGTGGCCGTGTTTGCAGTCGACCGCGATTATCAGGTGACGGTAGCAAATCCGGCTGCGGAAGACTTGCTCGGTGGTAGCGAAGAATTTCTCACCAGACACCGCATGACGGATCTGGTCGCCGCGGATAGTCAATTGCTCTTCCTGATCGGGCAGGTGTTCAACTGCGGGCATTCCGTTGTCGAGTATGGTGTCATGCTGGCCAGCCCACGCTTGGGCGAGCAACCGGTTGACGTGAAGGTCACGCCGCTCACCGATGCCGCCGACATGGTGGTGATCTGCCTGGAGAAACGTACTATGGCGCAGCAATTGGACCGTCAGCTCACCCATCGTGGCGCGGCGCGCTCGGTCACCGGAATGTCGGCCATGCTTGCGCATGAGGTGAAGAACCCGCTCTCCGGCATACGTGGCGCAGCGCAGTTGCTTGAGCATTCGGTGGACGAATCCGAGCGCGACCTGACCCAGCTTATTTGCAGTGAGGCCGACCGTATCCGAGATCTGGTTGATAGCATGGACGTGTTTGCCGATGACCGGCCGCTGGGGGATCGGGATCGCATAAACATTCACACCGTTCTCGAGCACGTGCGCAGGCTCTGCGAAAGCAGTGCAAAGGGTCAGATTCGCTTTCTCGAGCACTACGATCCCTCGCTACCGTCGGTGCATGGCAACCGCGATCAACTGGTTCAGGTTTTCCTAAATATCGTCAAGAACGCGATGGAGGCCGTGTCAACCAATGGTGGCGAGATACAGATTACCTCCGCCTACCATCATGGCTTACGCTTTTCCAATGTCGGCGACGGCAGGCAGCACCATCTACCAATCGTGGTCTCAGTGCAGGACAACGGTTCAGGCGTGCCGGAGGAACTGCGCAACTATCTGTTCGACCCTTTCGTCACCACCAAGAAGGCTGGTATCGGACTCGGCCTGTCGCTGGTAGCAAAGATTATCGAGGGTCACGGCGGGCTGGTGGAGTGCGAGAGCGGCCACCGCCGCACAACGTTCACCGTGCGCTTGCCGGTGGCGAGCTGA
- the ntrC gene encoding nitrogen regulation protein NR(I), whose protein sequence is MADGSTILIADDDSGIRTVLSKALGRLGYTVRATGTASALWRWAADGEGDLVITDVIMPDEDGLDMLPRLKKARPDMPVIVMSAQNTLMTAIRANERGAYEYLPKPFDLNEVISVVKRALSEPLPQQTATPPQPEEDDSLPLVGRSPAMQEVYRVLARLIGTDLTVTITGESGTGKELFARALHDFGKRGAYPFVAINMAAIPRELIESELFGHEKGAFTGATSRSLGRFEQANRGTLFLDEIGDMPLEAQTRLLRVLQEGEFTIVGGREPIRTDVRIVAATHRDLGVLVEQGLFREDLYYRLNVVPLRLPPLRERTEDIPLLARHFFTCIQKEGLPGKMLSGEAVRLLQSYDWPGNVRELENLVCRLSALYTEENIGADIIERELLGDRQMVEAVDDAEADSLGNSVDRHVAQYFAAHKDALPTPGLYGRILREVEQPLLQRTLAATRGNQVRAAEVLGLNRNTLRKKIRELGIQVSRAVQ, encoded by the coding sequence ATGGCAGACGGTTCGACGATTCTCATAGCCGACGACGATAGCGGCATTCGCACGGTCTTGAGCAAGGCGCTCGGCCGTCTCGGTTACACAGTGCGCGCGACAGGCACGGCGTCGGCGCTGTGGCGCTGGGCGGCAGATGGCGAAGGTGATCTCGTGATCACCGACGTGATCATGCCCGACGAAGACGGCCTTGACATGTTGCCGCGCCTAAAGAAGGCGCGTCCAGATATGCCGGTGATCGTCATGAGTGCACAAAACACGCTGATGACGGCGATTCGGGCCAATGAGCGCGGCGCCTACGAATACCTGCCCAAGCCCTTTGACCTCAACGAGGTCATCAGCGTGGTCAAGCGGGCATTGTCTGAGCCGTTGCCGCAGCAAACCGCGACGCCGCCACAGCCGGAGGAAGACGACAGTCTACCGTTGGTGGGGCGTTCGCCGGCTATGCAGGAGGTCTACCGGGTCTTGGCGCGACTGATAGGCACTGACCTGACGGTCACGATCACCGGCGAATCCGGCACCGGTAAGGAGCTGTTTGCACGCGCGCTGCACGATTTTGGCAAGCGCGGCGCATATCCCTTCGTCGCCATCAACATGGCGGCCATCCCGAGAGAATTGATCGAGAGTGAGCTGTTCGGGCATGAAAAAGGTGCCTTCACCGGCGCCACGAGTCGCTCGCTGGGTCGTTTCGAACAAGCCAACCGGGGAACCTTGTTTCTGGACGAGATCGGCGACATGCCGCTGGAGGCGCAGACCCGCTTGCTACGTGTGTTGCAGGAAGGTGAGTTTACGATAGTTGGCGGCCGCGAACCGATCCGCACCGATGTTCGCATAGTCGCGGCAACCCATCGCGACCTCGGTGTCCTGGTGGAACAGGGGCTCTTCCGCGAGGATCTCTACTACCGTCTCAATGTCGTGCCGCTGCGCCTGCCACCATTGCGAGAACGCACGGAGGACATTCCCCTCTTGGCCCGCCATTTTTTTACCTGCATTCAGAAGGAGGGCCTACCCGGCAAAATGTTGAGCGGTGAGGCAGTGCGTTTGTTGCAGTCTTATGATTGGCCGGGTAATGTACGTGAGTTGGAGAATTTGGTGTGCCGCCTTTCGGCGCTCTATACTGAAGAGAATATCGGCGCTGATATCATCGAGAGGGAGTTGCTTGGCGACCGCCAGATGGTCGAGGCGGTGGACGATGCTGAGGCTGACAGTCTTGGAAATTCCGTCGACAGGCATGTGGCGCAATACTTCGCCGCCCACAAGGACGCCCTGCCAACACCCGGTCTTTATGGCCGAATTCTGCGCGAGGTCGAGCAGCCTCTTCTCCAGCGCACTCTGGCTGCTACCCGCGGCAATCAGGTACGGGCAGCCGAAGTGCTTGGGCTCAATCGCAATACCCTGCGCAAGAAAATTCGCGAGCTTGGCATCCAGGTTTCCCGGGCCGTGCAATAA
- the dusB gene encoding tRNA dihydrouridine synthase DusB, whose amino-acid sequence MTLRIGSITLDNPVILAPMSGVTDLPFRRLAKRFGAGLVVSEMIASQALIHANRRTLSMSRGAEEMAPLSIQLAGCEPGVMAEAAKLARDRGAAIVDLNFGCPAKKVVNDMAGSALMRDESKAARIFTAVVDAVEVPVTVKMRTGWDDDSRNAPRLARIAEDCGIKLLTVHGRTRKQRYAGHADWDFIGEVKDAVSVPVVANGDVTDCAAASEILRRSGADGVMIGRAACGRPWLPGHVAAFLASGKMPPEFSLPDRLVIVLEHYEAMLSHYGTNRGLHNARKHLGWYTLGLPGAARFRKRVFCLTDPVAVIAALRKLFGARAYAYAA is encoded by the coding sequence ATGACCCTGCGGATCGGTTCAATCACGCTGGACAACCCTGTGATTTTGGCTCCCATGTCGGGGGTTACCGATTTGCCATTTCGCCGCCTTGCAAAGCGTTTCGGAGCCGGTCTGGTGGTCTCCGAGATGATCGCTAGTCAGGCGCTGATTCATGCCAACCGGCGCACTCTTAGCATGTCCCGCGGGGCCGAGGAGATGGCGCCGCTCTCCATCCAACTGGCGGGCTGCGAGCCTGGCGTGATGGCTGAGGCGGCCAAGCTTGCCCGTGACCGGGGGGCCGCCATCGTCGATCTCAATTTTGGCTGCCCGGCCAAGAAGGTCGTGAATGATATGGCAGGCTCGGCGCTGATGCGCGACGAGAGCAAGGCCGCGCGAATATTCACCGCTGTGGTAGACGCGGTCGAAGTGCCCGTGACAGTCAAGATGCGCACGGGCTGGGACGACGACAGCCGTAATGCGCCGCGGCTTGCCCGCATTGCTGAGGACTGTGGCATCAAGCTGCTGACTGTGCACGGACGTACTCGTAAGCAGCGGTACGCTGGCCATGCCGACTGGGATTTCATCGGAGAGGTGAAAGACGCCGTTTCTGTGCCCGTGGTCGCTAACGGCGATGTCACCGATTGCGCGGCGGCATCTGAGATTTTGCGCCGCTCAGGTGCCGACGGCGTGATGATCGGGCGTGCGGCGTGCGGGCGTCCCTGGTTGCCCGGCCATGTGGCAGCTTTTCTGGCTAGTGGAAAAATGCCACCGGAATTTTCGCTGCCTGACCGGCTAGTGATTGTGCTGGAGCATTACGAAGCTATGCTCAGCCATTACGGAACCAATCGCGGCTTGCACAATGCACGTAAGCATCTTGGCTGGTACACCCTGGGCTTGCCGGGCGCCGCACGGTTCCGCAAGCGGGTATTTTGCCTGACCGATCCGGTGGCCGTGATTGCGGCGTTGCGTAAGCTGTTCGGAGCCAGGGCCTATGCCTATGCCGCTTGA